The Stenotrophomonas sp. NA06056 genome segment GACAACGTGGCGCTGACGCTGGTCGAACAGCAGGCTGCGCGGGACGCGAAGGCGAAGGCCAACGGCTGAGCCCCTCGTGGCTGGGTTGGTCGCGTAGATCAAAAGCCTCGCTTGGCCGGGCGGGGTGGGTTCGCGGGGGACGCCGTGAACCCATCCATGGGGGCTTGGCCGCGGCATCCATGCCGCGGACACCCCCGCGAACCCACCCGCCCGACCTCTGACAGTTTCCGTGCGCGTCCGCCACGGAAAATCAAAAAAATCAAAGTCAAAAGCCGGTCGCTTCGCTCGCATCCACGCATGGCGTGGATCTACCGTGCAGGCATGGCGTGGATGCGTCGTGTCGACCAAGGTCGACATCTACCAACAGCGGGGCGACGATGCGCCGCGATCTGTCAGGGGTGGGGCGGTGTCGGGTGGCGGGGTATCCGCAGCATGGATGCCGCGGCTAAGCCTACAGGGATGTACTTGCGGCGTCCCCGCCGCCCGACACCGCCCCGCCAGGCTTCAGTAAACGAACCGCCGCTCTTGATCCTGCCGTTGCCGTTGCAGTTGCAGTTGCAGTTGCAGTTGCTTCCAGCGGGTCCCGGGCCGCAGGCCCGGGCAGAAAACCTTACCGGTCGTCGCGCAGTTCGCCACCCGGCAGGAACACCCACGTGCGCGTGACCTGCAGGATGTCGATCTGATCATCGCTGTTGGGCAACGGTGGGAACGGCTGCGCCAGCTGGATCACCCGCAGCGCCGCCTCATCCAGCAGGGGCGTACCACTGGAGCGCAGGATGCGGCTGCTTTCCACGCTGCCATCGCGGCGCACGCCTACGCTGATCACCACCTGCCCACCCAGCCGGCGCTGCCGCGCTTCGTCGGGGTAGTTCAGGTTGCCGACCTGCTCTGCGCGGTCCACCCATGCACGCAGGTAATTGGCGTAGGCGTATTCGCGCGTACTGGCCGAAACGAATTTCCGGTTCGGGCGCTTGGCGTACTGCGCCGAACGCAGGTGTACCTCCGCGGCCAGCCGCGCCATCTCGGCATCGCGCTGTTCGCGTGCGGTCAGGGGGGCGTCCGGCGTGGGCTGCAACGGGGTCGGGCGCGACTGCGCCAGGGCCACCGTGTCCTGGCCATTGCGGCTGCTGACCACGCGCGCCTGCGGCGGCGGCACCGGTGCTGCCGATTGTTGCTGCTGGGGTACCGGGCTGATGCCGGACTGGGCCTGCGGCACGATGCCCGCCTGGTTGTCGCGCGGACGCTGCGCACGATCATGCTCGCCACCACCCTCCTGGCTGGCGGCGGCCAGGAAATCCGCCTGCTTCGGGGTCAGCGCGGTGCGGGTCTGGCTGAAGATCACTTCCAGGGTCGGCACCAGTGGCGCGTCGCCTTTCACGGCAAAGCCGACCCCGAGGATCAGCAGGGCATGCACCAGCACCGACAGGGCGATGGTGGCTCCCAGCCGCTGCGCTTCGCGCGGCGGCGGGGCAAGGACGGCGGGTGCGGCATCCATCAGTGCAGATCGGCCTCGATCGCGTCGAACAGGGTGGCGCAGATGTTCAGGCCGTACTGCGCGTCCAGCTCGCGCACGCAGGTCGGGCTGGTGACGTTGACCTCGGTCAGGTAGTCACCGATGACGTCCAGGCCGACGAAGCGCATGCCACGGCGCTTCATCTCCGGGCCGACCTGGGCGGCGATCCAGCGGTCGCGTTCGCTC includes the following:
- a CDS encoding energy transducer TonB, with product MDAAPAVLAPPPREAQRLGATIALSVLVHALLILGVGFAVKGDAPLVPTLEVIFSQTRTALTPKQADFLAAASQEGGGEHDRAQRPRDNQAGIVPQAQSGISPVPQQQQSAAPVPPPQARVVSSRNGQDTVALAQSRPTPLQPTPDAPLTAREQRDAEMARLAAEVHLRSAQYAKRPNRKFVSASTREYAYANYLRAWVDRAEQVGNLNYPDEARQRRLGGQVVISVGVRRDGSVESSRILRSSGTPLLDEAALRVIQLAQPFPPLPNSDDQIDILQVTRTWVFLPGGELRDDR